From the genome of Actinomycetota bacterium, one region includes:
- a CDS encoding glutamine synthetase family protein codes for MNRTTDPRHPTDAASVQARLEEAGVAAVVLGFVDPSMIVRAKTVPIARFVDVATSGAGLSTLFNVAMSNDQFALLSGYIDGPSGDLRLRPDPAATVPLAALPGWAWAPVDQYTQEGEPYPGCPRAFARRMADALTQRGLSVDAVFEFEFSVGTRGDGGDFVPAHDGPGYSDIALIRNHDFALDLVTTMEAQRLGLQQLHPEYADGQFELSIAPRDPVAAADAAMVVRQTVRAVARRHGLETSFAPQVGPDTGNGAHVHLSLWKGDRNLLSGGEGPAGMHGRGEAFVAGILHALPALVAVTVPTCLGYQRLQPHHWSGAMQCWGTENREAALRFIAGTTEATAGAANVEVKPVDGTANPYLAVGALLAAAMHGLDEGDRLPPSTEEDPDGLPDQVKAERGVRQLPASLSEAAAELAGSSVLREAMGDFLFETFLATRRGEVEQYAGFDDDELIRRLRWRF; via the coding sequence GTGAACCGGACGACCGACCCCCGCCACCCGACCGACGCCGCAAGCGTTCAGGCTCGGCTCGAGGAAGCCGGGGTCGCCGCGGTCGTGCTCGGGTTCGTCGACCCATCGATGATCGTGCGCGCGAAGACCGTGCCGATCGCCCGTTTCGTTGACGTCGCCACCTCGGGCGCCGGGCTGTCGACGTTGTTCAACGTGGCGATGTCGAACGATCAGTTCGCACTGCTATCCGGCTACATCGACGGGCCGAGCGGTGACCTTCGGCTGCGACCCGACCCGGCCGCCACCGTGCCGCTCGCCGCCTTGCCCGGGTGGGCGTGGGCGCCGGTCGATCAGTACACGCAAGAGGGCGAGCCCTATCCCGGATGCCCCCGGGCGTTTGCGCGGCGCATGGCGGACGCCCTCACCCAGCGGGGGCTCTCGGTCGACGCGGTCTTCGAGTTCGAGTTCTCGGTCGGGACGCGAGGTGATGGCGGAGACTTCGTTCCCGCCCATGACGGACCCGGCTACAGCGACATCGCGCTCATCCGCAACCACGACTTCGCGCTCGACCTGGTGACCACGATGGAGGCGCAGCGGCTCGGGCTGCAGCAACTGCACCCCGAGTACGCCGACGGCCAGTTCGAGTTGTCGATCGCTCCGCGCGACCCCGTGGCCGCGGCCGATGCCGCGATGGTGGTTCGCCAGACCGTCCGCGCCGTTGCCCGGAGGCACGGTCTCGAGACGTCCTTCGCCCCCCAGGTCGGCCCGGACACGGGCAACGGCGCCCATGTGCACCTCAGCCTCTGGAAGGGTGATCGCAACCTGCTCTCGGGCGGCGAAGGTCCGGCGGGCATGCACGGGCGAGGCGAGGCTTTCGTGGCAGGGATCCTGCATGCGCTGCCGGCGCTCGTCGCCGTGACCGTGCCGACCTGCCTCGGCTACCAGCGGCTGCAGCCTCACCATTGGTCGGGAGCGATGCAATGCTGGGGCACGGAGAACCGAGAGGCCGCCCTGCGGTTCATCGCCGGTACGACCGAGGCGACCGCGGGGGCGGCGAACGTCGAGGTCAAACCGGTCGACGGCACCGCCAACCCGTACCTGGCGGTCGGTGCGCTCCTCGCGGCGGCCATGCACGGGCTCGATGAGGGTGATCGCCTGCCGCCATCGACCGAGGAAGACCCCGACGGGCTCCCCGACCAGGTCAAGGCGGAACGAGGGGTTCGACAACTCCCGGCCTCGCTGTCGGAGGCCGCGGCGGAGCTCGCCGGTTCGTCGGTGCTGCGCGAGGCGATGGGGGACTTCCTGTTCGAGACGTTCCTCGCGACCCGGCGTGGGGAGGTCGAGCAGTACGCAGGGTTCGACGACGACGAGCTGATCCGCCGCCTGCGTTGGCGGTTCTGA
- a CDS encoding NAD(P)/FAD-dependent oxidoreductase → MAGSYHAIVVGGGHNGLVAGAYLAKAGAQTVVLEARSKVGGAVDTSAPFPNHPEISVSTYSYVMSLMPAFIIEELGLTRHGYHVTPFGPYYQAFPDGRSISIYGDDAEKTYASVARFSVKDAETLPEYEAWIHGITEVVGPLLHRVPPNVGSMSFGDLLAQSKAGWTMRQLGTRGIADATRLFTMSLSELLDRWFESEQMKTIMMVDGLIGQWSGPDEPGTAYVLLHHAIGGVGGGESHTVNWGFPRGGMGSVADAMRDAATSYGCEIRTEARVRRILVEDGRAVGVALESGEELRAPIVVSCIHPKIAFLELIERAQLPEDFVFDIESWKSRSGVVKINLAMSELPDFSADPGTDLQDHHTGSVELCLSREYAERAFQDAHLEHRAATAPFVDGAIPTTIDTDLAPEGVQVFSMFSQWVPHEWNAEPHRDELEAFADRAIDGYTELAPNFRDAVIDRQVIGPFDMEQELGLVGGNIFHGELTVDQLFHMRPSPGYADYRTPIAGLYHGSSATHAGGGVNGVPGWQAYRAARADHRRRGARIRRRR, encoded by the coding sequence ATGGCCGGTTCATACCACGCGATCGTCGTCGGCGGCGGGCACAACGGGCTCGTGGCGGGTGCCTACCTCGCGAAGGCGGGTGCTCAGACCGTCGTGTTGGAAGCGCGCTCGAAGGTCGGCGGTGCGGTCGACACGAGCGCGCCGTTCCCCAACCACCCCGAGATCAGCGTCTCGACCTACTCGTACGTGATGTCGCTGATGCCGGCGTTCATCATCGAGGAGCTCGGGCTCACGCGGCACGGCTACCACGTGACACCGTTCGGGCCGTACTACCAGGCCTTCCCCGACGGACGTTCCATCAGCATCTACGGCGACGATGCCGAGAAGACGTACGCCTCGGTCGCTCGCTTCTCCGTCAAGGACGCCGAGACGCTCCCCGAGTACGAAGCGTGGATACACGGCATCACCGAGGTGGTCGGGCCGCTGCTGCATCGGGTGCCGCCCAACGTGGGGTCGATGTCGTTCGGCGACCTCCTGGCCCAGTCGAAGGCTGGGTGGACGATGCGTCAGCTCGGAACCCGTGGCATCGCCGACGCGACGCGCCTGTTCACGATGAGCCTCTCCGAGTTGCTGGATCGATGGTTCGAGTCCGAGCAGATGAAGACGATCATGATGGTCGACGGCCTGATCGGACAGTGGTCCGGGCCCGACGAGCCGGGCACCGCCTACGTGCTGCTGCACCACGCGATCGGCGGCGTCGGCGGCGGGGAGAGTCACACCGTCAACTGGGGCTTCCCCCGCGGCGGCATGGGCTCGGTGGCCGACGCGATGCGCGACGCCGCGACGTCCTACGGCTGCGAGATCAGGACCGAGGCGCGAGTCCGGCGGATCCTCGTGGAGGACGGTCGGGCGGTCGGGGTGGCGCTGGAGTCGGGGGAGGAGCTCCGCGCGCCGATCGTCGTGAGCTGTATCCATCCGAAGATCGCGTTCCTCGAGTTGATCGAACGGGCCCAGCTTCCCGAGGATTTCGTCTTCGATATCGAGTCGTGGAAATCGCGATCGGGCGTCGTGAAGATCAACCTGGCGATGAGTGAGCTCCCCGACTTCAGCGCCGACCCCGGCACCGACCTCCAGGATCACCACACGGGCTCGGTCGAGCTCTGCCTCTCGCGCGAGTACGCGGAGCGCGCGTTCCAGGACGCCCACCTGGAGCATCGGGCGGCGACCGCGCCCTTCGTCGATGGAGCGATCCCCACGACGATCGACACCGACCTCGCGCCGGAGGGCGTGCAGGTCTTCTCGATGTTCAGCCAGTGGGTGCCCCACGAGTGGAACGCGGAGCCGCACCGCGACGAGCTCGAGGCGTTTGCCGATCGGGCGATCGATGGCTACACGGAACTGGCGCCGAACTTCCGCGATGCGGTGATCGATCGCCAGGTGATCGGTCCCTTCGACATGGAGCAGGAGCTCGGGCTGGTCGGCGGGAACATCTTCCATGGGGAGCTGACGGTCGATCAGCTCTTCCACATGCGACCGTCGCCCGGATACGCCGATTACCGCACCCCGATCGCCGGTCTCTACCACGGCTCGTCTGCCACCCATGCTGGGGGAGGCGTCAACGGGGTTCCGGGCTGGCAGGCATACCGCGCGGCCCGAGCGGATCACCGGCGACGTGGGGCAAGAATCCGCCGCCGGCGCTGA
- a CDS encoding dienelactone hydrolase family protein — MDIVERAVRVGVSDRVAGSGEIEGDLRLPHDARGLVLFAHGSGSSRHSPRNRMVAGALNVDGLATLLFDLLTSAEEAVDLRTGHLRFDIPLLAERLLVAGDAIADRPDTAGLPVGTFGASTGAAAALVAAAERPTSVRTVVSRGGRPDLAGDALPRVQVPTLLIVGSLDHEVLGMNRDAAARMTCEVEIAVIPGATHLFEEPGTLDEVARLASDWFTRRLAR; from the coding sequence ATGGACATCGTCGAGCGGGCGGTCCGCGTCGGGGTCTCGGACCGGGTGGCGGGCTCGGGCGAGATCGAGGGCGACCTTCGGTTGCCCCACGACGCTCGCGGCCTCGTGCTCTTCGCCCACGGCAGCGGCAGCAGCCGTCACAGCCCGAGGAACCGCATGGTGGCCGGGGCGCTCAATGTCGATGGGCTCGCGACGTTGCTCTTCGACCTGCTGACCTCCGCCGAGGAAGCCGTCGACCTGCGGACCGGGCATCTGCGGTTCGATATCCCCCTGCTCGCCGAGCGACTGCTGGTCGCCGGTGACGCGATCGCCGATCGCCCGGACACCGCCGGTCTGCCGGTCGGGACGTTCGGCGCGAGCACCGGCGCCGCGGCCGCGCTCGTCGCGGCGGCAGAGCGCCCCACCTCGGTGCGCACCGTCGTGTCGCGAGGTGGACGGCCCGACCTCGCCGGCGATGCCCTCCCGCGCGTGCAGGTGCCGACCCTGTTGATCGTGGGGAGCCTCGACCACGAGGTGCTCGGCATGAACCGAGATGCGGCGGCCCGCATGACCTGTGAGGTCGAGATCGCCGTGATCCCCGGCGCCACGCACCTGTTCGAGGAACCCGGCACGCTCGATGAGGTCGCTCGCCTGGCTTCCGACTGGTTCACGCGTCGGCTCGCCAGGTGA
- a CDS encoding methylglyoxal synthase, with product MTSSMGIYQGDERSERAVLALVAHDEKKDDLLQLAARHRSTLANLRLIATGHTGGQIAETLGLEVDRVHSGPEGGDLEIGARIVSGDVDAVVFLRDPLTSHPHEPDIQALLKVCDIHGVPLATNLASAEILLRSLSQAMWWGRSAAESVLAGA from the coding sequence ATGACTTCCTCCATGGGCATCTATCAAGGCGACGAACGGTCCGAACGCGCGGTGCTGGCGTTGGTCGCGCACGACGAGAAGAAGGACGACCTGCTCCAGCTCGCGGCTCGCCACCGTTCGACGCTTGCGAACCTGCGGCTGATCGCGACCGGACACACGGGTGGACAGATCGCCGAGACCCTCGGCCTCGAGGTGGATCGCGTCCACAGCGGACCCGAGGGCGGCGACCTCGAGATCGGTGCCCGCATCGTGTCGGGCGACGTCGACGCCGTGGTGTTCCTCCGCGACCCGTTGACCTCACACCCCCACGAGCCCGACATCCAGGCGCTGTTGAAGGTATGCGACATCCATGGGGTGCCGCTGGCGACGAACCTGGCGTCGGCCGAGATCCTCTTGCGCTCGCTCTCCCAGGCGATGTGGTGGGGCCGCAGCGCTGCCGAGTCCGTGCTCGCGGGCGCCTGA
- a CDS encoding alpha/beta hydrolase has translation MSSATTDGPRATAYLARPEGRIAYDVTGEGPLVVCAPGLGDLRSVYRFLIPGLVDAGYRVATMDLRGHGDSDATFSSYDDVAAGSDMLALTEHLGGPAVLVGNSMAAGAAVWASVERPDLVRGLVLVGPFVRDIPPGLPAKLALRVGLRKPWGPTVWNAYYAKVHPGRPPADLPAHLARIGESLRRPGHWRAFVATTHTSHAPAEARLGDVRAPTLVVMGERDADFPDPAAEAHLIADRLRGRVVIVPDAGHYPQAEYPEIVTPQVVAFLAEATGRA, from the coding sequence ATGAGCAGCGCGACCACCGATGGCCCCCGAGCCACCGCGTACCTGGCCCGTCCCGAGGGACGGATCGCCTACGACGTCACGGGCGAGGGTCCGCTCGTCGTCTGCGCGCCCGGGCTCGGCGATCTGCGATCGGTCTACCGCTTCCTGATACCGGGCCTGGTCGACGCAGGCTACCGGGTCGCGACGATGGACCTGCGCGGCCACGGAGACAGCGACGCCACGTTCTCGTCGTACGACGATGTCGCCGCCGGCAGCGACATGCTGGCGCTGACCGAGCACCTCGGCGGCCCGGCCGTCCTCGTCGGCAACTCGATGGCCGCAGGAGCGGCGGTGTGGGCGTCCGTCGAGCGTCCCGACCTCGTCCGCGGGCTCGTGCTCGTCGGCCCGTTCGTCCGCGACATCCCGCCCGGGCTCCCGGCGAAGCTGGCCCTCCGCGTCGGGCTCCGCAAGCCCTGGGGCCCGACGGTGTGGAACGCGTACTACGCGAAGGTCCACCCCGGACGGCCGCCGGCGGACCTGCCGGCGCACCTGGCGCGTATCGGCGAGAGCCTCCGTCGTCCCGGACATTGGCGGGCGTTCGTCGCCACCACCCACACGTCGCACGCGCCAGCGGAGGCGAGACTCGGCGACGTGCGGGCCCCGACGCTCGTGGTGATGGGTGAACGCGATGCCGACTTCCCCGACCCGGCCGCGGAGGCGCACCTGATCGCCGATCGCCTGCGTGGACGCGTCGTGATCGTGCCGGACGCCGGCCACTACCCCCAGGCGGAGTACCCGGAGATCGTCACACCGCAGGTCGTCGCGTTCCTGGCCGAGGCGACCGGGCGTGCCTAG
- a CDS encoding amidohydrolase family protein, whose product MARVDLAGADVIDAHCHPFRSQDLLDREPRTFETRCMFLGTALLSSNHANLEAAAFVEEMTDSTMFGLALRRWIARHLGCEPTKEAVVAARDAALRADPPGYVRGLLESEDIVAVVADEGYPQPTITREEFESALGGVPVHRVGRIEPWIVEAREEGSFDGTVQRFEEIANIAADDSRLIGFKTIIAYRTGLDITDPSTGDAGAAYERWRADGWRETRDNAKAVRDFLLRRAFVIAKERDRVFHVHVGAGDPDVNLTHAKPQDAFSFFVEHQDQPILMIHSGWPWVAEATYIPTVLPNVYMDLSELVPWGWGQIDWSLEMILGSVPAAKVVHGCDESSEPEMFPVSARLVREALERVLGSFVDRDFLSVDDAESIGRGVLAGNVRTLHGI is encoded by the coding sequence ATGGCACGAGTGGACCTCGCCGGCGCCGACGTGATCGACGCGCACTGCCATCCGTTCCGGAGCCAGGACCTGCTCGACCGTGAGCCCAGGACCTTCGAGACGCGGTGCATGTTCCTCGGTACCGCTCTGCTCTCTTCGAACCACGCGAACCTCGAGGCGGCGGCGTTCGTGGAGGAGATGACCGACTCAACGATGTTCGGGTTGGCGCTTCGCCGGTGGATCGCGAGGCACCTCGGCTGCGAGCCCACGAAGGAGGCGGTCGTTGCCGCACGCGACGCAGCACTTCGCGCAGATCCGCCTGGCTACGTGCGCGGGTTGCTGGAGTCCGAGGACATCGTCGCAGTGGTCGCGGACGAAGGATATCCACAGCCGACGATCACGCGCGAGGAGTTCGAGTCGGCGCTCGGCGGCGTGCCGGTGCACCGCGTGGGCCGAATCGAGCCCTGGATCGTCGAAGCCAGGGAGGAGGGTTCGTTCGACGGAACGGTGCAGCGCTTCGAGGAGATCGCGAACATCGCGGCGGACGATTCGCGCTTGATCGGATTCAAGACGATCATCGCCTACCGCACCGGCCTGGACATCACCGACCCGTCAACGGGCGATGCAGGAGCGGCATACGAACGCTGGCGCGCCGACGGCTGGCGTGAGACCCGGGACAACGCCAAGGCGGTTCGCGACTTCCTGCTCCGGCGGGCGTTCGTGATCGCGAAGGAGCGTGACCGCGTGTTCCACGTCCACGTGGGGGCGGGTGATCCCGACGTGAACCTCACGCACGCGAAGCCACAGGATGCGTTCTCCTTCTTCGTCGAGCACCAGGACCAGCCGATCCTGATGATCCATTCCGGCTGGCCCTGGGTCGCCGAGGCGACCTATATCCCCACCGTGCTGCCGAACGTCTACATGGACCTCTCAGAGCTGGTGCCGTGGGGGTGGGGCCAGATCGACTGGTCCCTCGAGATGATCCTCGGCTCGGTGCCGGCGGCGAAGGTCGTGCACGGGTGCGACGAGTCGTCGGAACCCGAGATGTTTCCGGTCTCCGCACGCCTGGTGAGGGAAGCGCTCGAGCGCGTGCTCGGCTCGTTCGTCGATCGTGACTTCCTCTCCGTCGACGACGCTGAGTCGATCGGCCGGGGCGTGCTCGCGGGCAACGTGCGGACGTTGCACGGCATCTGA
- a CDS encoding MurR/RpiR family transcriptional regulator, with product MGEEVRERLGEMTPAERRVARTLLATYPTAGLESLPQLAEGAGVTGPTVLRFVRKIGFEGYPDFQRSLRKEVQARTEGLSSLYETRGGTQDDEVLRRTQHAFTHALDATLTSTSLEEDLAHVVALLSDRKRRLWFVGGRFSQLVASYLCLQLRMLRPGCSMVGEEPDRRVLDSMELSRRDVLCLFDYRRYQRDTIASGTIAAERGAVVIVFTDPWLSPAVEAARHVLISHADSASPFDSLLGAFALTELIAAKVVVALGDEGQARVAELEAAHGRVDDPMAAEGGSVKTG from the coding sequence ATCGGCGAGGAGGTCCGCGAGCGCCTCGGTGAGATGACGCCGGCCGAGCGTCGCGTCGCGCGCACGCTCTTGGCGACGTACCCGACAGCGGGCTTGGAGAGCCTGCCGCAGCTTGCCGAAGGCGCGGGCGTCACCGGGCCGACCGTGCTTCGTTTCGTCCGGAAGATCGGGTTCGAGGGGTATCCGGACTTCCAACGATCGCTCCGCAAGGAGGTGCAGGCGCGTACGGAGGGTCTGTCCTCCCTGTACGAGACCCGGGGGGGTACCCAGGACGACGAGGTCCTCCGCCGAACCCAACACGCCTTCACCCACGCGCTCGACGCCACGCTGACCTCGACCTCGCTCGAGGAGGACCTCGCCCACGTCGTCGCGTTGCTGAGCGATCGGAAGCGTCGCCTCTGGTTCGTCGGCGGCAGGTTCAGTCAGCTCGTGGCGAGCTACCTGTGCCTGCAGCTTCGCATGCTCCGGCCTGGCTGCTCGATGGTGGGAGAGGAACCGGACCGCCGGGTACTCGACAGCATGGAGCTCTCACGCCGCGATGTGCTCTGCCTCTTCGACTACCGAAGGTATCAGCGCGACACGATCGCCTCGGGCACGATCGCGGCCGAGCGGGGAGCTGTCGTCATCGTCTTTACCGACCCGTGGCTCTCGCCGGCGGTCGAGGCGGCTCGTCATGTGCTGATCTCGCATGCCGATTCCGCCTCGCCGTTCGATTCCTTGTTGGGGGCGTTCGCACTCACCGAATTGATCGCGGCCAAGGTCGTGGTTGCGCTCGGCGATGAAGGGCAGGCGCGGGTTGCGGAGCTCGAGGCCGCCCACGGGCGGGTGGACGATCCCATGGCCGCCGAGGGAGGAAGCGTGAAGACGGGGTGA
- a CDS encoding quinone oxidoreductase, producing MRAIRIHEQGDPDVMVMEDVERPEPAEGEALVGLDAAGVNMIDVQQRSGAYSVPLPYTPGTEGAGEVLEVGPGVQDVAVGDRVAFAMVPGAYADAAVVPAGRLVPVPEGISTESAATVLLQGMTAHFLVESIAPLEAGDVVVVHSAAGGVGLLLTQMASARGLRVVGTTSTEAKAELAAGAGASDVVVRGTRDLGEVVRAQGAGIGARVVFDSIGKDTFEDSLVSLARRGTLVVFGQSSGPVPPFDLRRLQPPGSVFLTRPGLADYTATRDELLERAGAVFSMMTSGELDVRVHERFPLERAADAHRALASGTTSGKLLLVTGR from the coding sequence ATGCGCGCGATCCGCATCCACGAGCAGGGCGATCCGGACGTCATGGTCATGGAGGACGTCGAACGACCGGAACCGGCCGAGGGCGAGGCCCTGGTCGGTCTCGACGCCGCGGGCGTGAACATGATCGACGTCCAGCAGCGCTCGGGCGCGTATTCGGTGCCGCTGCCGTACACCCCCGGTACCGAGGGAGCCGGCGAGGTGCTCGAGGTCGGCCCTGGGGTCCAGGACGTGGCAGTCGGCGACCGCGTGGCGTTCGCGATGGTGCCCGGCGCCTACGCGGACGCGGCCGTCGTTCCCGCGGGCCGTCTCGTGCCGGTTCCCGAGGGAATCTCGACGGAGAGCGCGGCGACCGTGCTGCTGCAGGGCATGACGGCGCATTTCCTGGTCGAGTCGATCGCGCCTCTCGAGGCGGGTGACGTCGTCGTGGTCCACTCGGCGGCCGGTGGCGTGGGGTTGCTGCTCACCCAGATGGCATCGGCGAGGGGGCTGCGCGTGGTCGGCACGACGTCGACCGAGGCCAAGGCGGAACTCGCCGCGGGCGCGGGGGCATCCGACGTCGTGGTCAGGGGCACGCGGGACCTCGGCGAGGTCGTTCGGGCCCAGGGTGCGGGGATCGGTGCCCGGGTCGTCTTCGACTCGATCGGCAAGGACACGTTCGAGGACAGCCTCGTCTCGCTCGCCCGGCGCGGCACCCTCGTGGTGTTCGGCCAATCGAGCGGGCCCGTGCCGCCGTTCGACCTCCGCCGACTGCAACCCCCCGGCTCGGTCTTCCTCACCCGTCCCGGCCTCGCCGACTACACCGCGACCCGCGACGAGCTCCTGGAACGGGCCGGCGCAGTGTTCTCGATGATGACGAGCGGCGAACTCGACGTGCGCGTGCACGAGCGGTTCCCCCTGGAACGCGCCGCCGACGCGCACCGTGCGCTGGCGAGCGGCACCACCTCGGGCAAGCTCCTGCTCGTCACCGGCCGCTGA
- a CDS encoding WHG domain-containing protein, with protein MPRAGLSREVVVAEAARVADEVGYDRLTLAAVATRLGVAVPSLYKHVDGLGELRRDLTVLALRELGIALASAVERHGVDGLRAVADAYRGYARSHPGRYASTLRAVDPHDHDAGAASRDLLQTVFSMLARYGLSGDDAIDATRSLRAALHGFVSLEAVGGFGMPRDVDRSFARLVQILDTAFLDWRPERRSS; from the coding sequence GTGCCTAGAGCGGGGCTCTCGCGGGAGGTCGTCGTCGCCGAGGCGGCGCGGGTCGCGGACGAGGTCGGGTACGACCGGCTCACCCTCGCGGCGGTGGCCACGCGCCTCGGCGTCGCGGTGCCCAGCCTCTACAAGCACGTCGACGGCCTGGGCGAACTGCGTCGCGACCTCACCGTGCTGGCGCTGCGCGAGCTCGGCATCGCGCTCGCGTCGGCCGTCGAACGGCATGGCGTCGACGGACTGCGGGCCGTCGCCGACGCGTACCGCGGGTACGCGCGTTCGCACCCGGGCCGGTACGCGTCCACCCTCCGGGCGGTCGACCCTCACGATCACGACGCGGGTGCGGCGAGTCGCGACCTGCTGCAGACCGTGTTCTCGATGCTCGCCCGATACGGACTCAGCGGGGACGATGCGATCGACGCGACCCGGTCCCTGCGGGCCGCCTTGCACGGCTTCGTCTCGCTCGAGGCCGTCGGCGGGTTCGGCATGCCACGCGACGTCGACCGGTCGTTCGCGCGGCTGGTGCAGATCCTCGACACCGCGTTCCTCGACTGGCGTCCCGAGCGCCGGTCCTCGTGA